The sequence below is a genomic window from Falsibacillus pallidus.
GTCCTGAACGGTTTTTTCATTTACGAGATGGATGAACCACTTTCCCGACTCTCGCAAGTTTCATATTTTCTTTTATGTTGAATACTTCGTGGTCGGTCATGTACATTCTGTGGCAGGAGAGGAGCGTCTGCCTGAATTCCGGCGGCACTCGCTTTTCATCATATGCGCATACGGAGGTCAACCCTAAGCTTACTAGCGTCTGATCCACTTCTTTTTCGTATTCGCCGACATAGTAGGTCAGCTGGTCGCTGTCTCCCCATTCAACGTGTGCCCATGAGCGGATAGGAATGTCTTTTTCGAAGAAGGGCTCCACATATTTTTCAAAATAGGAGATGATTGATTTATAGTAAAAATCGCCTCTGAAGCAATAAAAATCAAAATTATGTATATAATGTACTTTCTCTATTTCTTCCGGAGTCAGCTCTTTCTTCAACTGGCAGAGGATTTTTGGATAAAAATGTTCATTTTCAATAAGAATTACGTGGTCTCCGTGTTTAATTCCGGCTGTTATGTACGAAACCGTATTTTTGATGTAATCATCCACTAATTGAAATTCATAGAATATGTGCCCACCAGAAGACTCCAAAATTTCCTTCGTCTGATTCGTGAACTCCCCCATTTGTTTATTCCCCTTTTCTCTCTATTTTTAAGCGGATGTATATTCAATTGACACATTTACCCGTTATCTATGAAAACGAAACACTATTTTGTAAAAAAATCCGCTGGTTCATGAAAAAAGA
It includes:
- a CDS encoding MEDS domain-containing protein, with amino-acid sequence MGEFTNQTKEILESSGGHIFYEFQLVDDYIKNTVSYITAGIKHGDHVILIENEHFYPKILCQLKKELTPEEIEKVHYIHNFDFYCFRGDFYYKSIISYFEKYVEPFFEKDIPIRSWAHVEWGDSDQLTYYVGEYEKEVDQTLVSLGLTSVCAYDEKRVPPEFRQTLLSCHRMYMTDHEVFNIKENMKLARVGKVVHPSRK